One region of Bdellovibrio bacteriovorus genomic DNA includes:
- a CDS encoding twin-arginine translocation signal domain-containing protein has protein sequence MSLNSRRRFLKQSGLAVTGLTLGAPEALASALVKNLFSSSRAEAADLVSPRYYLNIYAEGGPPRHVFDHWLRTNTEDPNLIFNPSTGTAFTYDNNRLVTGTEYRTITHNGVLVPQMYAHLSAADRAAFLDSFLVIRGYGSGIDGHGFNAALQMHPLAAAPSLSGHVADHTARYFEALQYRSRFSSSRFVSSKNVSLNFLTGEDPLSDLLKPLLASTDKARALRTGYQDVFTNVRGYLNSLSSERKSVTIAKKSLSNAYDLFKSNIADFSSIWPALLSEYQTVVETAIRATGLAGFNATLDGSQSIAAISNGEASKYKMNGTSSFIIGTGKNLLDTGSSMTMTRLISGLALADYCISNDLTGALEIVSGNSSEDLLMDPTGGAVSTNMYSMPNDMHNTTQYGTVFVTTLYFRGLMAGLLHLRSKLISAGKWNQTIVQLVSDFGRPYTTNGSGHGYDQMISSVFSGVITGGPYVVGNVAVSAKGHVGSDGYAAPIEGYNQKGKPDPKMMASTVSELMGVSDNPWKNFAQPLVKLNSNGTLYLPFGKGKLIE, from the coding sequence ATGAGTTTGAACTCACGCCGCCGTTTTCTAAAACAGTCAGGCCTGGCCGTGACGGGTTTGACTTTAGGTGCGCCCGAGGCTTTAGCATCAGCCTTGGTCAAAAATCTTTTTTCTTCGTCCCGCGCCGAAGCGGCCGATCTAGTTTCACCTCGATATTATTTAAATATCTATGCTGAAGGGGGGCCTCCGCGCCACGTCTTTGATCACTGGCTTCGCACCAATACCGAGGATCCCAATTTAATCTTTAATCCTTCCACGGGCACCGCCTTCACTTACGACAACAATCGTCTAGTGACCGGCACCGAATATAGAACTATCACCCACAACGGCGTTTTAGTTCCGCAGATGTATGCCCATTTAAGTGCGGCGGATCGAGCGGCGTTCTTAGATTCATTTTTAGTGATCCGTGGTTATGGCTCCGGCATCGATGGCCATGGTTTTAATGCGGCTTTGCAAATGCACCCGCTCGCGGCAGCACCGTCGTTATCGGGGCACGTGGCGGATCACACGGCCAGGTATTTTGAGGCCTTGCAATACAGATCTCGTTTTTCATCATCGCGCTTTGTTTCGTCAAAAAACGTGTCTTTAAATTTCTTAACCGGCGAAGATCCTCTGTCGGACTTGTTAAAACCACTTTTAGCATCCACCGATAAAGCACGCGCTTTGCGCACGGGATACCAAGATGTGTTCACCAATGTTCGGGGCTATTTGAATTCTTTAAGCAGCGAGCGCAAGTCCGTGACCATCGCTAAAAAGAGTCTTTCAAACGCCTATGACCTTTTTAAATCAAACATCGCCGATTTTTCTAGCATTTGGCCAGCATTGCTCTCTGAATACCAAACGGTGGTAGAAACAGCGATTCGAGCTACGGGACTTGCGGGCTTTAATGCCACCCTGGATGGTTCGCAAAGTATTGCGGCGATATCTAATGGTGAAGCCTCTAAATATAAAATGAACGGCACTTCTTCGTTTATTATTGGGACCGGAAAAAATCTTTTAGACACCGGCAGCAGTATGACGATGACTCGTTTAATTAGCGGTCTGGCGTTAGCGGATTATTGTATTTCAAATGATCTGACCGGGGCGCTAGAGATCGTCTCGGGAAATTCGTCGGAAGATCTTTTGATGGATCCAACAGGGGGAGCCGTTTCAACCAACATGTATAGCATGCCCAATGACATGCATAACACCACTCAATATGGCACCGTGTTTGTAACAACACTTTACTTCCGCGGTTTGATGGCGGGGCTTTTGCATTTACGTAGTAAACTGATCAGCGCCGGAAAATGGAACCAAACCATCGTGCAACTGGTTTCTGATTTTGGACGACCTTACACCACGAACGGCAGTGGCCATGGGTATGACCAAATGATTTCTTCGGTCTTTTCTGGTGTGATCACCGGAGGCCCTTACGTGGTCGGGAATGTCGCGGTCAGCGCGAAAGGACATGTCGGCTCTGACGGATATGCTGCCCCGATTGAGGGTTACAACCAAAAAGGAAAACCCGATCCTAAGATGATGGCTTCAACCGTTTCAGAACTTATGGGCGTGTCGGACAATCCCTGGAAGAATTTCGCCCAACCCTTGGTGAAACTGAATTCCAACGGAACGCTTTACCTTCCATTTGGGAAAGGAAAGTTGATCGAATGA
- a CDS encoding KH domain-containing protein, whose product MGEKNISEVVPDVEFFKKKIQAILINILQCMLKYPEKMSVEIEQGERTTLFIVDVDKVDFGRLVGSRGKNIESLRTIVQSISGSQGFRAILQIKDEERFF is encoded by the coding sequence ATGGGTGAAAAAAATATTTCTGAGGTTGTTCCGGATGTTGAATTTTTTAAAAAAAAGATCCAAGCGATTTTAATAAACATCTTACAATGCATGCTAAAATACCCTGAAAAAATGAGTGTGGAGATTGAGCAAGGGGAACGCACCACACTTTTTATTGTCGATGTGGATAAGGTGGACTTTGGACGCCTGGTAGGATCACGCGGCAAAAACATTGAATCTTTGCGCACGATCGTCCAAAGTATTTCCGGAAGCCAGGGTTTTCGTGCGATTTTGCAAATCAAAGACGAAGAACGCTTTTTTTAA